The following proteins are co-located in the Flammeovirga kamogawensis genome:
- the queA gene encoding tRNA preQ1(34) S-adenosylmethionine ribosyltransferase-isomerase QueA translates to MKLSQFQFDLPTDLIAQYPAENRDESRLMVLHRATGKIEHKMFKDIVDYFDEGDVLVMNNTKVFPARLYGNKEKTGAKIEVFLLRELNKESHLWDVLVDPARKIRVGNKLYFGDGSLVAEVIDNTTSRGRTIRFLVDGEDEEFYKTIEELGETPIPRDLEREAEASDRDRYQTIFAEKKGAVAAPSAGLHFTPQIAKRLEIKSVEMTPITLHVGLGAFRDVDVEDLTKHKMDSEHYEVGAETVDVVNKALGEKKNVCAIGTTALRSLETSVSASNTLKANEGWTDKFIFPPYDFKIVSSMVTGFHKPKSTLLMMAAAFGGYDLMMKAYEEAIKEKYRFLSYGDAMLIL, encoded by the coding sequence ATGAAGCTATCCCAATTTCAGTTTGATCTACCAACAGATCTAATCGCTCAATATCCAGCGGAAAATCGTGATGAGTCTCGTTTGATGGTACTTCACCGTGCTACAGGCAAAATTGAACATAAAATGTTCAAAGACATCGTAGATTATTTTGATGAGGGCGATGTTTTGGTAATGAACAATACCAAAGTTTTCCCTGCTCGCCTTTATGGTAATAAAGAAAAGACAGGTGCTAAAATTGAAGTTTTCTTACTTCGTGAACTAAACAAAGAATCTCATTTATGGGATGTTTTAGTAGATCCTGCTCGTAAAATCCGTGTAGGTAATAAATTGTATTTCGGTGATGGCAGCTTAGTAGCTGAAGTTATTGACAATACAACATCAAGAGGTAGAACTATCCGTTTCTTAGTAGATGGAGAAGATGAAGAATTCTACAAAACAATTGAGGAATTAGGAGAAACACCTATTCCAAGAGATTTAGAGCGTGAAGCAGAAGCTTCTGATAGAGACCGTTACCAAACAATATTTGCAGAAAAGAAAGGTGCTGTTGCAGCTCCTTCTGCTGGTTTACACTTTACACCTCAAATTGCTAAACGTTTAGAAATTAAGAGTGTAGAAATGACTCCAATTACATTACACGTAGGCTTAGGTGCTTTTAGAGATGTAGATGTGGAAGATTTGACAAAACATAAAATGGATTCTGAACACTACGAAGTAGGTGCAGAAACTGTTGATGTTGTAAACAAAGCATTAGGAGAGAAGAAAAACGTTTGTGCTATTGGTACAACTGCTCTTCGTTCTCTTGAAACATCTGTTTCTGCTTCTAATACATTAAAAGCAAATGAAGGGTGGACTGATAAATTTATCTTCCCTCCTTACGACTTTAAAATTGTATCTTCTATGGTAACTGGTTTCCATAAACCAAAATCTACTTTGTTAATGATGGCTGCAGCTTTTGGTGGTTATGATTTAATGATGAAGGCTTACGAAGAAGCAATAAAAGAAAAGTACCGTTTCTTAAGTTACGGTGACGCAATGTTGATTCTTTAA
- a CDS encoding STAS domain-containing protein, with protein MTKVDVNVVQENDYTFIDVVGELDASSSVDLDTKLQECIDRGDKKLLINCAGLTYISSAGIGVFTSRLDEIETEKIGMVLYNVGANIRSVLEILGVDQFLNLAANKEEATKIIQSSNV; from the coding sequence ATGACCAAAGTTGACGTTAATGTTGTACAAGAAAATGATTACACTTTTATTGATGTCGTCGGTGAATTAGATGCAAGTTCTTCTGTAGATTTAGATACTAAGCTTCAGGAATGCATTGATCGTGGCGATAAGAAGTTACTAATCAATTGCGCAGGGTTAACATACATTTCTTCTGCAGGTATTGGTGTTTTTACATCTAGATTAGATGAAATAGAAACAGAAAAAATCGGAATGGTACTCTACAATGTAGGAGCCAACATTAGAAGTGTATTAGAAATCTTAGGTGTAGATCAATTTTTAAACTTGGCAGCAAATAAAGAAGAAGCCACAAAAATTATTCAAAGCAGTAATGTTTAG
- a CDS encoding ATP-binding protein, whose translation MFRTKVNCETANLHTIREFILSSLEGYSVPISKRDMIVVAVDEVCANRMIHSNNCDATKEIEVTVTTTIDTKGVVIEIKDDGEAFDIKAYQSPTINDVIKEHRKGGMGLRLVKNIMDAVQVVQVGDHQVCRLVKQL comes from the coding sequence ATGTTTAGAACCAAAGTTAACTGTGAAACCGCCAATTTACATACGATACGAGAGTTTATACTTTCGTCATTGGAGGGATACAGTGTACCTATTTCTAAACGAGACATGATTGTTGTAGCTGTAGATGAAGTTTGTGCGAATAGAATGATTCATTCTAACAACTGCGATGCTACCAAAGAAATTGAAGTGACCGTAACAACAACTATTGATACTAAAGGTGTTGTTATTGAGATTAAAGACGACGGAGAAGCTTTTGATATTAAAGCCTATCAATCCCCAACTATTAATGATGTAATTAAAGAACATCGTAAAGGTGGAATGGGATTAAGATTAGTAAAAAATATTATGGATGCAGTTCAAGTTGTACAAGTTGGAGACCATCAGGTCTGTAGGCTAGTTAAACAGCTTTGA
- a CDS encoding dihydroorotase: protein MKEVLLSNVRVSNTTSPYHNKSVSILIKDGTIQTISTSSIDAPDAENIVGDNLWVSTGWFDMRSSLNEPGEEFKEDIASLCKAAAFGGFTDVATLPNTKPVIQSKESIHFVKQMSLFQPVQLHPMGALTKDCKGEEMNEVTDMYNAGAVAFTDGTHSSWHLGVVKRAIMYMQGFDGLMIELADEKTLNNDGHMNEGIPSTLMGTRGIPNVAEWLAIQKILSLLTYTGGRVHFANISAAESVDLIRKAKTEGLQVTCDIVAHQVAFTDEDLSDFDTFKKVTPPFRSKADIEALWEGLKDGTIDAIVSSHTPLDTESKRLEFDLADAGIIGLETAFASIISNLPKDISVDLIIDKLTTSPRKILKVEEPKLEEGAKACLTVFAPETSWTFTENDIQSKSDNSPFIGKELKGKAVAIVNKGQLVKA, encoded by the coding sequence ATGAAAGAAGTTTTGCTTAGCAATGTTCGAGTTTCAAACACAACATCACCTTACCATAATAAAAGTGTATCTATCTTAATTAAAGATGGAACTATCCAAACAATTTCTACTTCTAGTATAGATGCTCCTGATGCAGAGAATATTGTCGGAGACAACCTTTGGGTTTCTACAGGATGGTTTGATATGAGGTCTTCTCTTAATGAGCCTGGAGAAGAGTTTAAAGAAGATATTGCTTCTTTATGTAAAGCTGCGGCTTTTGGCGGTTTTACAGATGTAGCAACATTACCCAATACTAAACCTGTTATTCAATCCAAAGAAAGTATTCATTTTGTAAAGCAAATGAGTTTATTTCAACCTGTGCAATTGCACCCTATGGGAGCTTTAACTAAAGATTGTAAAGGAGAAGAAATGAATGAAGTTACTGATATGTACAATGCAGGAGCAGTAGCTTTTACAGATGGGACCCATTCTTCATGGCATTTGGGTGTGGTTAAAAGAGCTATTATGTACATGCAAGGTTTTGATGGGCTTATGATTGAATTAGCTGATGAAAAGACGCTAAATAATGATGGGCATATGAACGAAGGTATTCCAAGTACTTTGATGGGTACAAGAGGTATTCCTAATGTTGCAGAATGGCTAGCTATTCAAAAAATTCTTTCTTTACTAACTTATACAGGAGGAAGAGTACATTTTGCAAATATTTCTGCAGCTGAATCTGTAGATTTAATTCGTAAGGCAAAAACAGAAGGCTTACAAGTAACATGTGATATTGTTGCACATCAGGTAGCATTTACAGACGAAGACCTTTCTGATTTTGATACTTTTAAAAAGGTAACTCCCCCATTTAGATCAAAAGCTGATATAGAAGCACTTTGGGAAGGACTTAAAGATGGAACTATTGATGCAATTGTATCATCACATACACCTTTAGATACAGAATCTAAACGTTTAGAATTTGATTTAGCTGATGCAGGTATTATAGGTTTAGAAACAGCTTTTGCTTCTATCATTTCGAACCTACCAAAAGATATTTCTGTAGATCTCATCATCGATAAATTGACAACATCACCTAGAAAAATTTTAAAGGTTGAAGAACCAAAATTAGAGGAAGGTGCAAAAGCTTGTCTTACAGTATTCGCTCCAGAAACTTCTTGGACTTTTACAGAAAATGATATTCAATCAAAATCAGATAATTCTCCATTTATAGGAAAAGAATTAAAAGGTAAAGCAGTAGCGATTGTCAACAAAGGGCAATTAGTGAAGGCTTAG
- a CDS encoding DNA cytosine methyltransferase, whose protein sequence is MKHNYHIKPHGDITLIDEKKNPQHDILCAGFPCQAFSVSGKQKGFEDARGTLFFDIARIVKFHQPKFLFLENVRNFEKHDGGNTIKVVLNTLDELGYQVYYKVLNASDFGLPQNRKRIYFVCFRKDIPIVHFSFPKPQNNTIALQSFLEKKADAKIVTRTDIDFYKKYQPKKNKIGEDILPNRPIQIGRVNKGGQGERIYDIRGHAITLSAYGGGVGDKTGLYKVGNKVRKLSPRECARIQGFSDDFKIISAHNQAYKQFGNSVAINVLKAILQEITNLN, encoded by the coding sequence ATGAAGCATAACTATCACATTAAGCCTCATGGAGATATCACATTGATTGATGAAAAAAAAAATCCACAACATGACATCTTATGTGCTGGTTTTCCTTGCCAAGCTTTTTCTGTTTCTGGAAAACAAAAAGGGTTTGAAGATGCGAGAGGAACACTCTTTTTTGATATCGCCCGTATTGTAAAATTTCATCAGCCAAAATTCTTATTTCTTGAAAATGTCAGAAACTTTGAGAAACATGATGGGGGCAATACAATAAAAGTCGTACTTAACACTTTAGATGAATTAGGTTATCAAGTGTACTACAAAGTACTCAATGCTTCTGACTTTGGGTTACCTCAAAACCGAAAAAGAATTTACTTTGTTTGTTTTAGAAAAGACATTCCAATAGTTCATTTTTCTTTCCCTAAACCCCAAAACAACACTATTGCATTACAATCTTTCTTAGAAAAAAAGGCTGATGCTAAAATTGTCACGAGAACAGATATTGATTTTTATAAGAAATATCAACCTAAAAAAAATAAAATAGGAGAGGATATTCTTCCTAACAGACCTATTCAGATAGGGCGTGTAAACAAAGGTGGGCAAGGAGAAAGAATTTATGATATAAGAGGGCATGCAATCACATTATCAGCCTATGGCGGTGGAGTAGGTGATAAAACAGGCTTGTATAAGGTAGGAAATAAAGTTCGAAAACTTTCTCCTAGAGAGTGTGCTAGAATTCAAGGTTTCAGTGATGATTTTAAAATTATCTCTGCTCACAATCAAGCTTATAAACAATTTGGTAATAGTGTGGCGATTAATGTCTTAAAAGCAATACTACAAGAAATCACCAATTTGAATTAA
- a CDS encoding DNA cytosine methyltransferase, with protein sequence MNIPQQSINIVVSLRSSCSIFMNIKGLKFIDLFASIGGFHQALTSFGAECVFASEWDKYASDTYEA encoded by the coding sequence TTGAATATACCACAGCAATCTATTAATATCGTAGTTTCATTAAGAAGTAGTTGTAGTATTTTCATGAATATTAAAGGATTAAAATTTATAGATTTGTTTGCTAGCATTGGAGGATTTCATCAGGCCTTAACCTCATTTGGAGCAGAATGTGTTTTTGCTTCTGAATGGGATAAATATGCCTCTGATACTTATGAAGCATAA
- a CDS encoding helix-turn-helix transcriptional regulator — MHLMQQNELINEELLQIDTSLDNANKKKIRSIVYNLQNANQGEVWKELEYRFEQVHADFFDKLHQQFPSLTPNEKKLCAYLKLNLSTKDISNITHQSMKSIQIARYRLRKKFEINNTDIDFQTFFDNISYSKK; from the coding sequence ATGCATTTAATGCAACAGAATGAACTTATTAATGAAGAATTATTACAGATTGATACTTCTTTAGATAATGCCAATAAGAAAAAGATAAGATCTATTGTATACAACTTACAAAACGCTAATCAAGGAGAAGTTTGGAAAGAACTAGAATATAGGTTTGAACAAGTACATGCTGATTTTTTTGATAAATTACATCAACAATTTCCTAGTTTAACACCCAATGAAAAGAAGCTTTGTGCTTATCTAAAATTAAATTTAAGTACTAAAGACATTTCAAATATTACACATCAGAGTATGAAATCAATACAAATTGCGAGGTATAGACTTAGAAAGAAATTTGAAATAAATAATACTGATATTGATTTTCAAACCTTCTTCGATAATATATCCTATAGCAAAAAATAA
- a CDS encoding DUF6734 family protein — protein sequence MLNIIQTYWNANNSSDPILNDGGFLCPEIHWMSWALSCSQLNKFYSKVDLHTDYKSSEVFKALKIPYNKIHLSLESEVMKNMDSRLWAYSKLHTYSLQKEAFLHVDGDVFIWEKFDEKLLHSNIICQNVEEDLNIYKFTLKEIKKINKFHQGWIDVERKIKALNAGIIGGIDIDFFKEYTKLAFDFYNENKHLFNQLTSVNNINVISEQYLLYQLIEKKNKTYSLLSDKVIETTEDFHHFVKVHEIPYKTKYLHTLSKTKQQEYICNFISFALRIEYPEIWEHIVLYFKENNILSSYFKRHLKCLENENVLIEPGKVDFKKSYSKTIKLSELTCLEFNEKNQSSIQINPVILDSYNQENIINNLKKRSYKKNCNSNIPWLFYSENDILDSYFLKKYIKVTPFHDIFLEKYNIQDGGILIKDNKIVKANIHNQIKITFTDLYYYSTHTLTIDPILLNIIEEAKKRPMKVEEIMKKYFFQNESKKFFTNILRIWINYGLITLSDNRKDFINSPTSKFYNQYKDKYSSNTKNCLLKYLDLTELDYNRGKIHKIKSIKSAISIAELINILKKINLNAQAVKGTMESLNKIPLPIIALIQPLNYSTQFVIITSISEDNIIIYNPIYDMYETYNKNYFKKLWDGVLIFIQS from the coding sequence ATGTTAAATATCATACAAACTTATTGGAATGCTAATAATTCTTCTGATCCTATTTTGAATGATGGAGGTTTTTTATGTCCAGAAATTCATTGGATGTCATGGGCATTATCTTGTTCTCAACTTAATAAATTCTACTCAAAAGTTGACTTACATACAGACTACAAAAGTTCTGAGGTATTTAAAGCCCTAAAAATCCCATATAATAAAATTCATTTATCACTTGAGAGTGAGGTAATGAAAAATATGGACAGTAGATTATGGGCTTACTCTAAATTACATACTTATAGTTTACAAAAAGAAGCATTTTTACATGTAGACGGTGATGTTTTTATATGGGAAAAATTTGATGAAAAACTACTACATAGTAATATTATTTGCCAAAATGTTGAAGAAGACTTAAACATATACAAATTCACACTTAAAGAAATTAAAAAAATAAATAAGTTTCATCAAGGTTGGATTGATGTAGAAAGAAAAATTAAAGCTTTAAATGCAGGTATCATAGGAGGCATTGATATTGATTTTTTTAAAGAATATACAAAATTAGCTTTTGATTTTTATAATGAAAATAAGCATTTATTCAATCAACTTACTTCTGTAAATAATATAAATGTAATATCTGAACAATATCTACTTTACCAATTAATTGAAAAAAAGAATAAAACATATTCTTTATTATCAGACAAAGTGATTGAAACTACTGAAGATTTTCACCACTTTGTTAAAGTTCATGAAATACCATACAAAACAAAATATTTACATACATTAAGTAAAACAAAACAACAGGAATACATTTGTAATTTTATATCATTTGCGTTAAGAATTGAATATCCAGAAATATGGGAACATATTGTATTATACTTCAAGGAAAATAATATTTTAAGTTCTTACTTTAAAAGACATTTAAAATGTTTAGAAAATGAAAACGTTCTTATAGAGCCAGGTAAAGTAGACTTTAAAAAATCATACTCAAAAACCATTAAGTTGTCAGAACTAACTTGTTTAGAATTTAATGAAAAGAATCAATCCTCTATTCAAATTAATCCTGTTATATTAGATAGTTACAATCAAGAAAACATTATTAATAATTTAAAAAAACGTTCTTATAAAAAAAATTGTAATTCAAATATACCCTGGTTATTTTATTCGGAAAATGACATTCTCGATTCTTATTTTCTAAAAAAGTATATAAAAGTAACGCCGTTTCATGATATATTTCTTGAGAAGTATAATATTCAAGATGGAGGAATTTTAATAAAAGATAATAAGATTGTGAAAGCAAACATTCATAATCAGATAAAAATTACTTTTACTGATTTATACTATTATTCAACTCACACATTAACAATTGATCCTATTTTACTTAATATCATTGAAGAGGCTAAAAAGCGTCCAATGAAGGTGGAGGAAATAATGAAAAAATATTTCTTTCAAAATGAAAGCAAAAAATTCTTCACAAATATCTTAAGGATATGGATTAATTATGGTCTTATCACACTGTCAGATAATAGGAAAGATTTTATTAATAGTCCTACTTCTAAATTTTATAATCAATACAAAGATAAGTATTCATCCAACACAAAAAACTGTTTATTAAAATATTTAGATTTAACTGAACTGGACTATAACCGTGGTAAAATACATAAAATTAAAAGTATCAAATCAGCAATATCAATAGCTGAACTCATTAACATATTAAAAAAAATAAACTTGAATGCTCAAGCTGTAAAAGGTACCATGGAAAGTCTAAATAAAATACCATTACCTATTATAGCACTAATTCAACCTCTAAATTATTCTACACAATTTGTGATCATAACATCTATATCTGAAGACAATATTATTATTTATAATCCTATTTATGATATGTACGAAACATATAACAAAAATTACTTCAAGAAATTATGGGATGGCGTATTAATTTTCATTCAAAGTTAA
- a CDS encoding CPBP family intramembrane glutamic endopeptidase, whose product MENIFPNKIYQAILLIIVPLIISSPVFFILTKYDLDIDYFVNIFFTTYCLCLILIHFLISILFNYQISFSINIPKNSNVLLLSLFIISFQIGIHFPLIEFTQDISTNYEFSPLHLIGALILAPIFEEYIFRGIILNGLLSKFSNFWAIVITNVIFCIIHLSVNQFFGALFLGIFISLVFIKNKSLGTCIYLHFLSNTIAFLHYYLNINYSISILINGLFAIIFFTIIAMNIKSLFTNDETTC is encoded by the coding sequence ATGGAAAATATATTCCCTAATAAAATTTATCAAGCTATTCTTCTAATTATTGTACCTCTCATAATTAGTTCTCCAGTTTTTTTTATTCTAACGAAATATGATTTAGATATTGATTATTTTGTAAATATCTTTTTCACTACCTATTGTCTCTGTCTTATATTAATTCATTTTTTGATATCAATATTATTCAATTACCAAATCAGCTTTAGTATAAATATACCTAAAAACTCAAATGTTCTATTATTATCATTATTCATTATAAGTTTTCAAATTGGTATACATTTCCCTTTAATAGAATTTACACAAGATATCAGTACTAATTATGAATTTTCACCTTTACACCTTATTGGGGCTTTAATACTCGCTCCTATTTTTGAGGAGTATATTTTTAGAGGTATAATCTTAAATGGTCTTTTAAGCAAATTTTCTAATTTTTGGGCAATAGTAATTACAAATGTGATTTTCTGCATAATACATTTATCTGTTAATCAGTTTTTTGGGGCTTTATTTCTTGGCATCTTCATATCATTAGTTTTCATCAAGAATAAAAGTCTTGGGACTTGTATTTATTTACACTTTCTCTCAAATACTATAGCATTTTTACATTATTATTTAAATATTAATTACAGTATAAGTATTCTAATTAATGGACTTTTTGCTATTATATTTTTTACAATAATTGCAATGAATATTAAAAGCCTATTTACTAACGACGAAACGACATGTTAA
- a CDS encoding TolC family protein, translating into MKKKLILIILSWCISFSLFAQSNHSLTLSDAITKALENNYDIRIYQQDVLDAQQQNTWGNAGRLPQINFSNRNRGTSQINQPASPFSLEGQNDNIQLDAAIDLQWILFNGQKVSFQKQQLENQEKLTSLQYRSLIENKIEEVVFQYYKVLLEQEKLNVLRTIQLNASLRISRLEKGVLLGENSRFELTREKTTYFTDSVNLVDQKLTVENDLRELNYLLGEQQINKVFHLSDSLQVPTLELSSSIIFDKVNTQNSQLRISKSKLEQNEIDIKLNKTTKIPTISLESGYQGNLNWLTAGYPTIEGDIITQTNKGHLYGGFVGLNMTIPIFKGGQNDRKIQSSKIQYHKSHLGFEQKKLDLKKEFNQLFASYTYNQKKVQIGLQSQQAAAENLQLSQAQLDLGSISAFDFRQVQNSYMNASLNYFNAQYELILSQVRLLKISGEIIK; encoded by the coding sequence ATGAAAAAAAAATTAATACTCATTATCTTGAGTTGGTGTATATCCTTTTCATTATTTGCTCAATCTAATCATTCTTTGACACTTTCAGATGCTATAACAAAAGCATTAGAAAATAATTATGATATCCGCATATATCAACAGGATGTTTTAGATGCTCAGCAACAAAATACTTGGGGGAATGCTGGAAGGTTACCTCAAATAAATTTTTCAAATAGAAATAGAGGGACATCACAAATTAATCAACCGGCCTCTCCATTTTCACTAGAAGGTCAAAATGATAATATTCAGTTAGATGCTGCGATAGATTTACAATGGATACTCTTTAATGGTCAAAAAGTTAGTTTTCAAAAACAACAGTTAGAGAATCAAGAAAAATTGACCTCTCTTCAATATCGATCCTTAATCGAAAATAAAATCGAAGAAGTTGTTTTTCAATATTATAAAGTACTCTTGGAACAAGAAAAACTCAATGTATTAAGGACAATACAACTGAATGCAAGTTTAAGAATTTCTAGATTAGAAAAAGGTGTTTTACTCGGAGAGAATTCTAGATTTGAACTCACTAGAGAAAAAACAACTTACTTTACAGATTCCGTTAACTTAGTTGATCAAAAATTAACAGTAGAAAATGATCTAAGAGAGCTAAATTACCTACTTGGCGAACAACAAATTAATAAAGTTTTTCATCTATCAGATAGCCTTCAAGTACCAACATTAGAGTTATCTTCCTCCATTATTTTTGATAAGGTAAATACTCAAAATAGTCAGTTGAGAATTTCAAAATCAAAACTTGAACAAAATGAGATCGATATAAAACTTAATAAAACAACTAAAATCCCAACGATTTCATTAGAGTCAGGATATCAGGGAAATTTAAACTGGTTGACAGCAGGATATCCAACAATAGAAGGTGATATTATTACTCAAACAAATAAAGGACATTTATACGGAGGGTTTGTAGGTCTAAATATGACTATTCCCATCTTTAAAGGGGGGCAAAATGACCGTAAAATTCAATCATCAAAAATACAATATCATAAATCACATCTAGGGTTTGAACAAAAAAAATTAGATTTAAAGAAAGAATTTAATCAACTTTTTGCAAGCTATACTTATAACCAAAAAAAGGTACAAATAGGCTTACAAAGCCAACAAGCTGCAGCAGAAAACCTTCAACTTTCTCAAGCCCAATTAGATTTAGGGAGTATTTCTGCATTTGATTTTCGACAAGTACAAAATAGCTATATGAATGCGTCTCTAAATTATTTCAATGCACAATATGAACTTATCTTATCACAAGTTCGCTTATTAAAAATTTCTGGAGAAATTATAAAATAA
- a CDS encoding HTH domain-containing protein translates to MLLQKQLARIERIDFLIRRRATGSPKALANKLDISDRTLRSLLTQMREMGADIYYDSHKMSYSYKKPYCFFFGFIHEESVKSLKQIN, encoded by the coding sequence ATGTTATTACAAAAACAACTAGCAAGAATTGAAAGAATTGACTTTTTAATTCGACGAAGAGCAACAGGGTCACCTAAAGCACTCGCTAATAAATTAGATATTTCAGATAGAACACTACGATCGCTACTAACTCAAATGAGAGAAATGGGAGCTGATATTTATTATGACTCACACAAAATGAGTTATAGTTATAAAAAACCTTATTGTTTTTTCTTTGGATTTATTCATGAAGAATCTGTTAAATCACTCAAGCAAATCAACTAA